The following coding sequences are from one Scomber japonicus isolate fScoJap1 chromosome 3, fScoJap1.pri, whole genome shotgun sequence window:
- the ruvbl1 gene encoding ruvB-like 1 has product MKIEEVKSTTKTQRIASHSHVKGLGLDEAGNAKQSACGLVGQEAAREACGIIVELIRSKKMSGRAVLLAGPPGTGKTALALAVAQELGNKVPFCPMVGSEVYSTEIKKTEVLMENFRRAIGLRIKETKEVYEGEVTELTPCETENPMGGYGKTISHVVIGLKTGKGTKQLKLDPSIYESLQKERVEVGDVIYIEANSGAVKRQGRCDTFATEFDLEAEEYVPLPKGDVHKKKEIVQDVTLHDLDVANARPQGGQDILSMMGQLMKPKKTEITDKLRAEINKVVNRYIDQGVAELVPGVLFVDEVHMLDIECFTYLHRALESTIAPIVVFASNRGNCLIRGTEDISSPHGIPLDLLDRVMIIRTMLYTPQEMKQIIKIRAQTEGINISEDALGHLAEIGNKTTLRYAVQLLTPASLLGRVQGKETVEREQVEEINELFYDAKSSAKILQDQHHKFMK; this is encoded by the exons ATGAAGATCGAGGAGGTAAAAAGCACCACAAAAACTCAGCGGATCGCCTCTCACAGTCATGTCAAAGGACTCGGGCTAGACGAGGCCGGGAATGCTAAACAGTCAGCATGTGGTCTTGTCGGCCAGGAGGCTGCAAGAGAG GCTTGTGGCATCATTGTCGAGCTGATCCGTTCAAAGAAGATGTCAGGAAGGGCAGTTTTACTGGCTGGGCCCCCCGGTACAGGAAAG acCGCCCTTGCTTTGGCTGTAGCGCAGGAGCTGGGAAACAAGGTGCCTTTCTGCCCCATGGTTGGCAGTGAGGTCTACTCaacagagattaaaaaaacagaagtacTGATGGAGAATTTCAGGAGGGCCATCG GATTACGTATCAAAGAAACAAAGGAGGTGTATGAAGGGGAGGTGACAGAGCTGACCCCCTGTGAGACTGAGAACCCCATGGGTGGCTACGGAAAAACCATCAGCCACGTCGTCATCGGGTTGAAGACGGGCAAAGGCACAAAGCAGCTCAAG CTGGATCCCAGCATTTACGAGAGTCTTCAGAAGGAGCGTGTAGAAGTGGGAGACGTCATCTACATTGAAGCCAACAGTGGAGCTGTCAAG AGACAAGGTCGCTGTGACACTTTTGCAACAGAGTTTGACCTGGAGGCCGAGGAGTATGTGCCACTGCCCAAAGGTGACGTCCACAAAAAGAAGGAGATAGTTCAGGATGTAACGCTGCACGACCTAGATGTCGCAAATGCAAGACCCCAG GGGGGCCAAGACATTCTCTCCATGATGGGACAACTGATGAAGCccaaaaagacagaaatcacAG ATAAGCTGCGTGCTGAGATTAACAAGGTGGTGAATCGCTACATTGACCAAGGTGTAGCTGAGCTAGTACCTGGCGTGCTGTTTGTGGATGAAGTGCACATGCTAGACATCGAGTGCTTCACCTACCTCCACCGAGCGCTGGAGAGCACCATCGCCCCCATCGTCGTGTTCGCTTCCAACAGGGGAAACTGTTTAATCAG AGGAACAGAGGACATCAGCTCGCCACATGGGATTCCACTGGACCTACTGGACAGAGTCATGATCATCCGCACTATGCTGTACACACCACAGGAGATGAAGCAG ATCATCAAGATTCGTGCTCAGACTGAGGGGATCAATATCAGCGAGGACGCACTTGGACACCTGGCAGAGATCGGCAATAAGACCACCCTCAG GTATGCTGTGCAGCTGCTGACCCCAGCCAGCCTGCTGGGCCGGGTTCAGGGAAAAGAGACAGTGGAGCGGGAGCAGGTAGAGGAAATCAACGAGCTGTTCTATGATGCAAAGTCCTCCGCTAAAATCCTTCAAGATCAACATCACAagtttatgaaataa
- the mustn1a gene encoding musculoskeletal embryonic nuclear protein 1a — translation MSQPGQEEEELQRPEVREEELADAKNKLGTSGQAKSKTLEVMEECEKVGKVAPSVFSGARSGGETVFNARSAKPIRK, via the exons ATGTCTCAA CCAGgtcaggaagaggaggaactgCAGCGCCCTGAAGTGAGAGAAGAGGAGCTGGCTGACGCAAAGAATAAGCTGGGTACAAGTGGGCAAGCAAAGAGCAAGACTTTAGAAGTTATGGAGGAGTGTG AGAAAGTGGGTAAAGTTGCTCCTTCTGTGTTCAGCGGGGCGAGGTCTGGAGGAGAGACCGTTTTCAATGCCCGCTCGGCTAAACCAATCAGGAAGTAG